The genomic DNA GTTACAGCGCGTTAACGCGTGCTTGGGCCGATGCTTTCACCAGGACGTCGGGCACCTTGCCGAACGTGTGCCACACCACCCGTTCCCGCAGGAAATGCATCCGGTCAAGCGATGCAACACATGTAGAAAGGATGAACAAAGCGGTATTTCAACATATCAACAAATTTGTTTCCATCGATGAAAATGAATTCGATGACATCATACTGTATTTCACCCGGAGAAGCGCCGAGAAGAAAGCATTGCTAATGCGCCCAGGGGATCTGGCACTCCATGATTATTTTGTCCTTTCAGGTTGCCTGCACATGTACTTTACAGACAAGAAAGGAACAGAACACACCATCCAGTTTGCTTTGAAGGGGTGGTGGCTGGCAGACTATGCAGCCCTCCAGGGTAAGAAGCCTGCCGGATTCTACATGCAAGCCGTCGAAGACTCAGAGCTGCTCAGTATCTCCCAGACAAAACGGGAAGAACTTTTTCGCGCTTTTCCTAAAATGGCATCTTATTTCAGAGCGGTATATCAGATCGCTTATGGAGCGTATCAAACGCGGATGAAGTACATGTTAAGTTACTCCAAAGAAGAAATCTATTTTGAATTCAGGGATTCGTACCCGGAATTTGTGAACAGCGTACCCCAGTACCTAATAGCAAGCTACCTGGGGCTTACCCCCGAATACATCAGTAAATTACGCCGTAAAGGCATTTTCGCTGCAGCGCAGGCAAGCATCAAACCACTTAAATAAAACATGGAGAACTAGCAGTTTATAAAACTTTCAATACGTATTGGAAGTATATAAAAGTATACTACATTTGAGCATGGAACTGCAAGAAGGAAAAGAGAAGTTCATACAGGCCTGGGGAACACTGGGGTCAAGCTGGGGCATCAGCCGCACCATGGCCCAGGTGCATGCGCTGTTGCTCATTTCACCAGATCCTTTGAGCAATGAAGATGTAATGCAGGAACTGAGCGTGTCCAGGGGAAACGCCAACATAAACCTTCGCGCCCTGCTGGACTGGGGCCTGATCAGAAAGGAGCTAAGGCCGGGTGAGCGGAAAGAGTACTTCGTAGCCGAGAAGGATATGTGGAAGGTCGCCAAACAGGTGATCCGGGAGCGACGCAAGCGTGAGCTGGAACCGATGCTGCGGATTTTGGAAGAGCTCAAGCAGGTGGAAGGGACAAAAGGGGACAAGGAAGGGGAGGCGTTCACCGAGGCGATCAGCAACCTATATGACCTGTCGGCCAAGGCTGACAACACGCTGAGCACGATGCTGCGGGCTGATGAGCACTGGTTTCTCGGCTCTTTTATGAAATTAATGCGCTGATATTTTTTTGTTCAGTATGTTTCAATAATTATTGGAAGTTCTAGAAGTTAAATTACTTGTGCCATGGAAAACAAGTTGATCATCTACGACGGCAACTGCAACGTGTGTGTGGGGCTCCGCGACATGATGCTGCTGCTGGGGCTGGTGGAGCAAAAAGAGTGTGTTGCCTACACAGCACTCGATGCCCGGTTGAAGCAGCAGGTAAGCGCTGAGCGCTTCCGCAACGAGATGGCCCTGATCGACACCGGCGGTGGGGAAACACGCTACGGTGCAGAGGGGGTCTCTTTCGTGCTGGCAGACAAGATCAGGCTCCTGCGGCCCTTGTTTCGTTTCAAACCTTTCTATGTGCTGTTCCAATTTCTTTACAAAACGCTTGCCTTTAACCGGTACATAATCGCCATTCCCCGCCAGCAGGCGATTGCCTGTGACTGCTATCCCGAGGCCGCAGAGAAGTTCAGGATCAGCTTCATTGCGCTAGCGGTCCTGCTTGCCGTTTTGCTGACAGCCCTGTTCGGTGTTTCCGTACATGAAGCACTTGGTGTTGCTCCACTGGCCGGAGCGGGGCAGCTGCTGCTCATCGCCGGCACAGGGTGGGTGATTCATATCTTTATAGCGACCCTCACCCTGCCAAGGTCGCGGACACTGGATTATGTGGGCCACCTGGGCACCATCATGGTTGCCGGACTTCTGGTGCTTTTACCCGCTATTCTCTTTTACCTGGTAAGTGGGGTGCTTTTCTACCCCTTGCCCGCGCTAAGCGTGGCATGCAGCAGCGGCCTGATGCTTTACCTGCATTACAAACGGGTAAAGTACCTGGGCATGCCTCAGCGCTGGACCCTGCAGTGGTTCCTGCTGCTCCAGGCAACGGCAGTGCTATGGTTAGGGTACTTTCACCTTTAATGCGCTTATCATGGAAATGCTGAAGAAACTGCCCATCAGGTATGTGGGGGAACTACACCAGGTGCGCCTGATCAACTTTTCAGTCGAAAAGGAAGAGGTTTTGCCGTACCTGCCAAAGGATTTGAAGGTGCGCGACTATCACGGCCGCGCTTTGATCTCCCTGGTCAACGTGAAGCTGCGTAACATGCGGCCCAGCTTTGCACCCAAGCTCTTGCATTTTGATTACCAGCACATCGGCTTCAGGCTTCTGGTGGATGATGCTCCCTACAGCGGTGGTGCGGCCAGAGGCATTTACTTTCTGCGCTCCTTTACGGATAAGGCGCTCATAGTGCAGGGAGGACGCTATCTCACAAACTATAGGTTGGAGAAAGCCCTCATCACGAACACCGAAAACCGTTTTGAACTGAGGCAGGGTGAAACGTATCTGACGTATACGTTGCATGAGGACAGGCCGCAGAAGGTAAGGCCAGCGCTACAGGAAATGATAGGGGCGCTGGACAGGGCCTACTCCCACATAGACGGCCAACTGGTCAGGGTACGAATCATGCGGGAACGCTGGCCGATCGAGTGGATGTCCTGCGAGGGCTTTGAAACCAGCTATTTTCAGACGGCCCGCTTCGAAGGAGCCTTCCAGGTGCGGGACGTGATTCATTACCAGTGGTTGCCACCCATGCCGGTTGTCCCATGCGCATAGTGGTGCTTGGTGGCAACGGTCAGCTGGGCACGCGGGTACTAAAGCATCTGCTGCAGGATTACCCGCAGGCACAGGTACTGGGGTGTGCACGAGCCGAAAGCATGGCTTCTGTAAAAGAGGATAGGCTGTTATCACAGCACCTGCTTTCATTTGATCCCTTCAAAGAGTCCTGGGGGAAGCTGGGCCGGGTGGATGTGCTGGTTAACTGCATCGGCATTATCAGGGAGACGGCCGCACTTGATTTTGAGCAGGCGCACATAGGCTTAGCGCAGCTGATGCTGCAGCATCGGGAGCTGCTCGGGAACCCGAGGATCATACAGCTGTCTGCTTTGGGCGCAGCCCTTCCTTGCCCTTCCCGGTTTCTGAGCACCAAGGCGCAGGCCGACAGTGCGCTGTTGAAACACCCGAATGTCGTGGTAGTACGGCCATCCATCGTCTGTACACCGAATACGATGCTGAGCCGGAAACTGCAGGTGCTGAAAAAGCTTTGCCGGCTGTCGTTTGGGGTGCTTCCTTTCCCGGAGCGGTTACTCAAGACAAAGCTGCAGCCGGTGATGATGGAAGACCTGGCTGCCCTTATTTCCCGCCTCTGCCTGCAAAGCCCCTACAGAGGAGTTGTGGAGGTGGGAGGGGCAGATGTTTATGCTTTAAGGCAGCTGCTGGCCCTGGTGCCGACCTGTCAGAAAATAGTGCCTGTCCCGCAGGCTTTGTTCGAAGCCCTGCTGCCAGTGGTTACGACGCTTTTTCCGGCGTTGCTGGACAGGGAGCAGCAAGTGCTGCTTCAGCAGGATAACCTAGCAGACAGCAGTGAAAGTGAACGTATATTAGGCAGGAAAATGGCAGGTACTGGCGCGTTTTGGAGGAGGGAGTTGGAGTAGACCAATGCGAACAGGTAGCGGGACAGGCGAAACCGAAGGGGAGACCAGCTGTTTCTATCAAACCCCAAAAAACCGCTCCAGGTGAGATGAAGCCGTTTTTAATTCCCCTAGTGTCCAGGAGCCCATCTTATCCCGAAGAGGTCCAGAAAGAGGCGTAGGGCTCGCCTTAAAGCGCAACATGTATTTCTTTGATATCTTAAATTTAAGATCTGTTTCAGGAAGCTATAACGTTGTTTTGCGTTTGCCATCTACCACCCGCTGCGGATGGCTTGCGTTGCATGCGATCCAGCTTACTCAGGCTCCCTTCTTGCACGGAAGTTTGGTTTTGCCAGGTTCCGCCAAAACCCCGGTAAGCTTTCAAAGATACCCTGCCTGGCAGATTTTTATGTCCCTGAATAAAGTTTGATTCCTTGTTCTCGCTTTATCAGCGGGGAAGCTACCTGCTTTTCCACTGACACAGTTCAGCCGGCTGAAGAACCCGCTGCCTAATCGGCTGGCCCGCAAACAAAGAAGTTAACTAAGGCTTCAGCTAAAATAGGAGAGGGTATCTGAAGCAAAATAATTTATTTGTTCCTTTTCTGTTAGGCTGGAGCACAGGACCTGCTTATTTAACTAAAAGAGAAGGTGTTTGAGGTTCACTGTTTAGCTTAGAGAATCAAATTACTGTCCTGTTTTGATAAAGGCGTCCCTGCTGTTTTTAGCCTATTGGATTCCCTGAAGATTCATCTATATTTGAAGTTTGTTTAAATAAAATTAGGCGAGCACGCTGTCTTAGATTTACCTTGGTGTATTGGGGCGGCTTTCCAGCTATTTTATTTTCTTGTTCATGCGATTGGATAGTGTCATTTAAGTAATTACAGGCATTTCTTTCTATTATTTTATCTTTATCTATGTTCTTTTTGCTCAAAGCTTAACATCCTCGATGTCTTCGTTGAACCCGAATGGTTCTTGTCAGAAACTATCAAATTCTTACCGTTTGTTTTTAAGAGTTAATGCTCAAAGAGCAAATACGCTTCAGCAGATAATGAAACTCAAATAGCGGTTGTCTTGAATTTGATATTGAAATAAGCTTTTAAACACAGGAATCATCATCGTGCATCGAATAACCGGCTT from Pontibacter liquoris includes the following:
- a CDS encoding DUF2071 domain-containing protein, translating into MEMLKKLPIRYVGELHQVRLINFSVEKEEVLPYLPKDLKVRDYHGRALISLVNVKLRNMRPSFAPKLLHFDYQHIGFRLLVDDAPYSGGAARGIYFLRSFTDKALIVQGGRYLTNYRLEKALITNTENRFELRQGETYLTYTLHEDRPQKVRPALQEMIGALDRAYSHIDGQLVRVRIMRERWPIEWMSCEGFETSYFQTARFEGAFQVRDVIHYQWLPPMPVVPCA
- a CDS encoding Crp/Fnr family transcriptional regulator, encoding MNKAVFQHINKFVSIDENEFDDIILYFTRRSAEKKALLMRPGDLALHDYFVLSGCLHMYFTDKKGTEHTIQFALKGWWLADYAALQGKKPAGFYMQAVEDSELLSISQTKREELFRAFPKMASYFRAVYQIAYGAYQTRMKYMLSYSKEEIYFEFRDSYPEFVNSVPQYLIASYLGLTPEYISKLRRKGIFAAAQASIKPLK
- a CDS encoding GbsR/MarR family transcriptional regulator, with amino-acid sequence MEVYKSILHLSMELQEGKEKFIQAWGTLGSSWGISRTMAQVHALLLISPDPLSNEDVMQELSVSRGNANINLRALLDWGLIRKELRPGERKEYFVAEKDMWKVAKQVIRERRKRELEPMLRILEELKQVEGTKGDKEGEAFTEAISNLYDLSAKADNTLSTMLRADEHWFLGSFMKLMR